From the Lentimicrobium sp. L6 genome, one window contains:
- the yihA gene encoding ribosome biogenesis GTP-binding protein YihA/YsxC gives MIVNSAEFLKSSTGVSHCPPDQKPEYAFIGRSNVGKSSLINKLCNKSKLAKTSSTPGKTQLINHFLVNENWYLVDLPGYGFAKMPIAVRKKMEAMISEYLLGRKNLMNIYVLIDSRHQPLAIDMEFMEQLAENQLAFSIIFTKADKSKKRKLEDNIAKYKSKLSEAWEVLPPMFLTSSESGLGADLILKDIESINTLFHVD, from the coding sequence ATGATCGTTAATAGCGCTGAGTTTTTAAAAAGTAGTACAGGAGTGTCACATTGCCCTCCTGACCAAAAACCAGAATATGCTTTTATTGGAAGATCAAATGTGGGGAAATCCTCATTAATTAATAAGCTTTGTAATAAGTCAAAGCTAGCCAAAACATCTTCCACGCCTGGAAAGACTCAGCTAATTAATCATTTTCTAGTTAATGAGAATTGGTATTTAGTGGATTTGCCTGGTTATGGATTTGCTAAAATGCCTATAGCCGTTAGGAAGAAAATGGAAGCCATGATTAGCGAGTATTTACTTGGGCGTAAGAATCTAATGAATATTTATGTTTTAATTGATTCTCGCCATCAGCCATTGGCAATCGATATGGAGTTTATGGAGCAATTGGCCGAAAACCAGCTCGCTTTTTCTATCATATTTACTAAGGCTGATAAGTCAAAGAAAAGAAAGCTAGAAGATAATATTGCCAAATATAAATCTAAACTTTCTGAAGCTTGGGAAGTTTTGCCTCCCATGTTTCTCACCTCATCTGAATCTGGCCTA
- a CDS encoding GNAT family N-acetyltransferase encodes MKTIIPKVDRALIDAELTADKYLADTNNGGNQIYVFTAHDSPHLMREVGRLREITFRDAGGGTGCELDVDEYDTLEKPFQQLIVWNPEDKEIVGGYRFIHGRDIEVNGTDVKSATSHLYRFSQQFIDDFLPHSIELGRSFVQPNYQPTFNLKKGLYSLDNLWDGIGAMVVGTPGVKYLFGKMTMYTDYDKEARDILLYFFYNFFPDKDKLLVAHAPLALEASEEELEAIFIGNTFEENYKILVKNLRSRKENIPPLFNAYLNLSPTMRTFGTAVNDEFGYVEETGMMITVDDLYEKKKKRYLQSYIAKISHNIKAMRRNRI; translated from the coding sequence ATGAAAACCATAATACCTAAGGTTGATAGAGCCTTAATTGATGCTGAATTAACTGCGGATAAATATCTAGCAGATACGAATAATGGAGGGAATCAAATTTATGTATTTACTGCCCATGATTCTCCACACTTAATGCGTGAGGTAGGTAGGTTAAGAGAGATTACTTTTAGAGATGCTGGTGGGGGAACGGGTTGTGAATTAGATGTTGACGAGTATGATACATTAGAAAAACCTTTCCAGCAATTGATAGTTTGGAATCCTGAAGACAAAGAAATTGTTGGTGGATATCGTTTTATCCATGGAAGAGATATCGAGGTGAATGGCACCGATGTAAAAAGCGCAACTTCTCATTTATACAGGTTCTCACAGCAATTTATTGATGATTTTTTGCCTCATAGTATAGAACTCGGGCGTTCTTTTGTTCAGCCTAATTATCAACCAACATTTAATCTTAAAAAGGGATTATACTCTTTGGATAATCTTTGGGATGGGATAGGAGCCATGGTTGTTGGTACTCCAGGTGTAAAGTATCTGTTCGGAAAAATGACCATGTATACAGATTATGATAAGGAAGCCAGAGATATTCTTTTGTATTTCTTCTATAATTTCTTTCCAGATAAAGACAAACTTTTAGTGGCTCATGCGCCATTAGCTTTAGAGGCCAGTGAAGAGGAATTGGAGGCTATATTTATTGGTAATACTTTTGAAGAAAACTATAAAATATTAGTTAAGAATCTTAGGAGTAGAAAAGAAAATATTCCGCCACTATTTAATGCCTATTTAAATTTATCTCCAACCATGAGAACTTTTGGTACTGCAGTGAATGATGAGTTCGGGTATGTTGAAGAAACAGGGATGATGATAACAGTGGATGATTTGTATGAAAAGAAGAAGAAGCGTTACTTGCAAAGTTATATTGCAAAAATTTCACATAATATAAAAGCAATGAGGAGAAATCGAATATGA
- a CDS encoding 1-acyl-sn-glycerol-3-phosphate acyltransferase: MIEESSKIDKVIDVEKVMASKNEKLLKWLPSFVISYLKRIIHQDFINSFLHRNKELYGLDFVKAILDDFGITVTWQGLENIGKEDRVIIASNHPLGGMDGIALMYVIGQLRQDIQFPVNDILMNLPNLKELFVPINKHGSNMENARIIDHAFESDVITLFFPAGLVSRKQSGGIVDLEWKKTFIRKARSYKRDIIPTFISGRNSNWFYGLAKWRTRLGIKINIEMLYLVDEMVKQRGKEININFGSAISYQKFDRSKSDIEWAKEVKEVVYSMQNKKR; the protein is encoded by the coding sequence ATGATAGAAGAGTCTAGTAAAATAGATAAGGTGATTGATGTGGAGAAAGTGATGGCCAGTAAGAATGAGAAATTGTTAAAATGGTTACCTTCTTTTGTCATATCTTATTTGAAAAGGATTATTCATCAAGACTTTATTAATAGTTTTCTACATAGAAATAAAGAGCTGTATGGTTTAGATTTTGTAAAAGCTATTCTTGATGATTTTGGGATAACGGTAACTTGGCAAGGTCTAGAAAATATTGGCAAAGAAGATAGAGTGATTATAGCATCGAATCATCCTTTGGGAGGGATGGATGGTATTGCATTGATGTATGTGATTGGACAATTACGTCAGGATATACAGTTTCCTGTCAATGATATCTTAATGAATCTTCCAAATTTGAAGGAGCTATTTGTTCCCATTAATAAACATGGGAGTAATATGGAGAATGCCCGTATCATTGACCATGCTTTCGAAAGTGATGTGATTACTTTGTTTTTTCCAGCTGGATTAGTTAGCCGGAAGCAGAGTGGAGGTATTGTGGATTTAGAATGGAAAAAGACATTTATTCGTAAAGCTAGATCCTATAAAAGAGATATTATTCCTACATTTATTTCAGGTAGAAACAGTAACTGGTTTTATGGCTTAGCCAAGTGGAGAACGAGGTTAGGGATTAAAATCAATATCGAAATGTTGTATTTGGTAGATGAAATGGTCAAGCAGAGAGGGAAAGAAATAAATATTAATTTTGGCTCCGCAATTTCTTATCAAAAATTTGATAGATCTAAGTCCGATATTGAATGGGCAAAAGAAGTAAAAGAGGTGGTTTATAGCATGCAAAATAAAAAAAGATAA
- the mraZ gene encoding division/cell wall cluster transcriptional repressor MraZ gives MINLIGSYEVKADTKGRVMIPAGLKKQVQPILNEGFILKRSIFQNCLELYPMSEWNKEAEGLSKLNRFVKENNDFIRAFMAGVRSVEVDSTGRIQIPKDLVKYANIKKNLVISSSVNRMEIWDKDTYEGVLSSPDMDFGSLAEKVMGNIPHDNE, from the coding sequence ATGATAAATCTGATAGGGTCATACGAGGTTAAAGCAGACACAAAAGGTCGTGTGATGATTCCTGCAGGTTTAAAAAAACAAGTTCAACCTATTCTGAATGAAGGTTTTATTTTAAAAAGAAGCATATTTCAAAACTGCCTGGAGCTTTACCCCATGAGTGAATGGAATAAAGAAGCAGAAGGCCTATCAAAATTGAATCGCTTTGTAAAAGAAAATAATGATTTCATCAGGGCTTTTATGGCTGGCGTTCGTTCGGTAGAAGTAGATTCTACTGGGAGAATTCAAATCCCTAAGGATTTGGTTAAATATGCCAACATCAAAAAGAACCTGGTTATCTCTTCTTCTGTGAACAGAATGGAAATCTGGGACAAAGACACTTACGAAGGTGTTTTAAGCAGCCCAGACATGGACTTTGGTTCGCTTGCTGAAAAGGTGATGGGGAATATTCCTCATGACAATGAGTAA